Proteins from a single region of Aureibacter tunicatorum:
- a CDS encoding DNA cytosine methyltransferase, with amino-acid sequence MTKNVENIRPKVIDLFAGAGGLSLGFEQAGFDIICAVEIDPVHASIHEYNFPYTNVIAKPIQQVNGDLIRNKCGLKPDDEIEVLVGGAPCQGFSLIGQRALDDPRNSLVKDYIRLIKELRPKYFLFENVKGLTIGKHKKFLDEIVADIKELGYAINLPWKVLNAKDFGVPQSRERLFLLGSRDDCRLPQYPAKLNKIITCKEALDDLPDAESFIELLEDDCIETKYVKKAHGYSAQLRCTNKATWKYGYQRKWNSKIITSSRRTNHSDISRSRFSNTLQGAVEPISRFFKLPENGVSNTLRAGTDSSRGAFTSPRPIHYKYSRCITVREMARLHGFPDWFRFNSTKWHGARQIGNSVPPPLAFSLACEIMMVLPHIPFQPKNKIKLGKTELIYADITTASLYWGVDNPIGKRDRKSGIKKRKQIEIETI; translated from the coding sequence ATGACGAAAAATGTTGAAAATATTAGACCAAAAGTAATAGACTTGTTTGCAGGTGCAGGTGGATTAAGCCTTGGTTTTGAGCAAGCTGGTTTTGATATTATATGTGCTGTTGAGATTGATCCAGTTCATGCTTCGATTCACGAATATAATTTCCCTTACACCAATGTGATAGCAAAGCCAATTCAACAGGTTAACGGTGATTTAATTAGGAATAAGTGTGGGTTAAAACCCGATGATGAAATAGAAGTATTAGTTGGAGGTGCTCCATGTCAAGGATTTTCACTTATTGGACAAAGAGCATTAGATGACCCTAGAAACTCCTTAGTTAAGGATTATATCCGATTAATTAAAGAACTTCGACCAAAATACTTTTTATTCGAGAATGTTAAAGGCTTAACTATTGGAAAACATAAAAAGTTTCTAGATGAAATTGTCGCGGACATTAAAGAACTTGGATATGCAATAAACTTACCCTGGAAAGTACTAAATGCTAAAGATTTTGGGGTCCCACAAAGTAGAGAAAGACTTTTTCTATTAGGTTCCAGAGATGATTGCAGGTTACCTCAATACCCAGCAAAACTTAATAAAATAATTACCTGTAAGGAGGCTTTAGATGACTTGCCAGATGCAGAAAGTTTTATCGAGTTGCTTGAAGATGATTGCATTGAGACTAAATATGTAAAAAAAGCACATGGGTATTCTGCTCAATTGAGGTGTACCAATAAAGCAACTTGGAAGTATGGTTATCAAAGAAAGTGGAATTCAAAAATTATTACAAGCAGTAGAAGAACTAATCATTCTGATATTTCAAGAAGTAGATTTTCAAACACCCTTCAAGGAGCAGTTGAGCCAATATCAAGATTTTTCAAATTACCTGAAAATGGAGTTTCAAATACTTTAAGAGCTGGAACTGATTCATCAAGAGGTGCATTTACAAGCCCTAGACCAATTCATTATAAATACTCTAGATGCATTACGGTGCGAGAAATGGCAAGACTTCATGGGTTTCCTGATTGGTTTCGTTTTAATTCCACGAAATGGCATGGTGCAAGGCAAATCGGAAATTCAGTACCACCTCCATTAGCTTTTAGTTTAGCCTGTGAGATAATGATGGTACTTCCACACATACCTTTTCAGCCAAAGAATAAAATTAAGCTTGGAAAAACTGAATTAATCTATGCAGATATCACGACAGCTTCATTGTATTGGGGGGTTGACAATCCTATTGGTAAACGGGATAGGAAAAGTGGTATTAAAAAAAGAAAGCAAATTGAAATAGAAACAATATAG
- a CDS encoding CatB-related O-acetyltransferase, whose translation MSRINSDNLYPIEGLATTIFLKPLVEESEITNVFVGEYTYYSDFKEPKNFLRDNVLYNYGISNTALRIGKFCALANGAKFIMADANHATEGITTFPFPIFGGDWADTIPLSEYPLKRYSDIIIGNDVWLGESATIMPGVKVGNGSIVGSKAVVSKDVPPYSIVVGNPARVVRTRFSNEEIAMLEKLSWWDWPIEHIEKNMTILVKRDIKTLWDYAMNNHLIKKSL comes from the coding sequence ATGAGCAGAATCAATTCAGATAATTTATACCCAATAGAAGGCTTGGCTACGACAATTTTTTTGAAACCACTAGTTGAGGAAAGTGAAATCACTAATGTCTTTGTTGGGGAATATACTTATTATAGTGACTTTAAGGAGCCAAAGAACTTTTTAAGAGACAATGTGCTCTATAATTACGGAATATCTAATACAGCATTGAGAATCGGAAAGTTTTGTGCCCTGGCGAATGGTGCTAAATTTATAATGGCGGATGCTAATCATGCAACAGAAGGCATTACCACTTTTCCATTTCCTATTTTTGGTGGTGATTGGGCTGACACTATTCCTTTGTCTGAATATCCTTTGAAGCGATATTCGGATATCATTATTGGCAATGATGTTTGGTTGGGAGAGTCTGCGACGATCATGCCTGGAGTAAAAGTGGGAAATGGTTCAATTGTGGGCAGCAAGGCTGTTGTTTCCAAGGATGTTCCTCCATACAGCATAGTGGTTGGAAATCCTGCAAGAGTTGTTAGGACAAGATTTTCCAATGAGGAAATTGCGATGCTGGAAAAATTGTCGTGGTGGGATTGGCCAATTGAGCATATAGAAAAGAATATGACTATTTTGGTGAAAAGAGATATCAAGACTCTTTGGGATTATGCTATGAATAATCATCTCATTAAAAAAAGCCTATAA
- a CDS encoding glycoside hydrolase family 3 C-terminal domain-containing protein has product MRRSILLMALFISGAFHANSQNKEYKYPFLNPGLPLEQRVDDLISRMTLQEKVQQMEHEAPAIERLNVVAYNWWNEALHGVARTDEKVTVFPQAIGMAASFDDEALRRVGDIASTEGRAIFNEDMKNGTTGTIYRGLTFWTPNVNIFRDPRWGRGQETYGEDPFLSSRMGAAMVRGLQGDDPYYLKAVACAKHYAVHSGPEHNRHSFNAEASDFDLWDTYLPAFKILVKDAKVEGVMCAYNRFRGEECCGNGPLMTEILREQWGFKGYSVSDCWAVSDFYKFHKTHPDAVTSISTSLEAGTDLECGNLYRQLTSAVDKGLVNEHQVNRSIKRLFEIRMRLGMFDDQNPYAKIGKDAIETDENKKEAYEMAQKSMVLLKNEKNILPLDKKKYKRIAVVGPNADNEEVLLANYFGRPTHIVSALEGIKNKFSDSEIIYAKGVDHVKDIEGVEYADVLDQVSKADVIIFVGGISADYEGEAGDAGAGGYAGFASGDRVSLDLPPVQTNLMKTLKKLNKLLVYVNMSGSAITMDWQVKNADAIIQAWYGGQAGGTAIADVIAGDYNPAGRMPLTTYKSEDDLPGFEDYSMENRTYRYFHGDVQYPFGYGLSYTEFRFDNIELSKEIATDKPVKVKAIVTNVGKKDGDEVVQLYVKHHKKTYREANCSLKGFQRIHLKKGESKVVEFELRPEDLATVDEHGMSAVSEGDVEISIGGGQPKYASHISKISTIKGDRYQIM; this is encoded by the coding sequence ATGCGAAGAAGTATACTCCTCATGGCGCTTTTTATTTCAGGAGCTTTTCATGCCAACTCTCAGAATAAAGAGTATAAGTACCCATTTTTAAATCCCGGTCTTCCCTTGGAGCAACGTGTTGATGACTTGATTTCGAGAATGACGTTGCAGGAGAAGGTTCAGCAAATGGAACATGAAGCTCCAGCTATTGAAAGATTGAATGTCGTGGCATATAATTGGTGGAATGAAGCGCTTCATGGTGTTGCCAGAACGGATGAAAAAGTTACGGTCTTTCCTCAAGCCATTGGCATGGCGGCCTCGTTTGATGATGAAGCCTTGAGAAGAGTCGGTGATATCGCTTCGACAGAAGGCAGAGCGATTTTTAATGAAGATATGAAAAACGGGACGACTGGTACGATCTATCGAGGATTGACTTTTTGGACTCCCAATGTCAATATATTCAGAGATCCTAGATGGGGACGTGGCCAAGAGACTTATGGCGAAGACCCATTTTTAAGCTCCAGAATGGGTGCCGCTATGGTTAGAGGGCTTCAAGGAGATGATCCTTATTACCTCAAGGCTGTGGCTTGTGCCAAGCATTATGCAGTTCATAGTGGGCCTGAGCATAATCGCCATAGCTTTAATGCAGAGGCTTCGGATTTTGATCTTTGGGATACTTACTTGCCGGCATTCAAGATATTGGTCAAGGATGCTAAAGTCGAAGGGGTAATGTGCGCTTATAACCGGTTTAGGGGTGAGGAGTGCTGTGGCAATGGACCATTGATGACTGAGATTCTCAGAGAACAATGGGGATTCAAAGGTTATTCCGTTTCGGACTGCTGGGCGGTGTCGGATTTCTACAAATTCCATAAGACCCATCCTGATGCAGTAACTTCGATTTCCACTTCTTTGGAAGCAGGGACCGATTTAGAATGCGGAAATCTTTACAGACAGTTGACAAGCGCTGTGGATAAAGGTTTAGTTAATGAGCATCAGGTGAATAGGTCTATCAAGCGTCTTTTTGAGATAAGAATGAGGTTGGGAATGTTTGACGATCAAAATCCTTATGCCAAGATAGGTAAAGACGCGATCGAGACCGATGAGAATAAGAAAGAAGCTTATGAAATGGCGCAGAAGAGCATGGTTTTGCTAAAAAATGAGAAAAACATTCTTCCGCTTGATAAGAAAAAATACAAGCGCATAGCTGTCGTAGGACCTAATGCTGATAATGAAGAGGTGTTGTTAGCCAATTACTTTGGCAGGCCAACGCATATTGTTAGCGCGCTTGAAGGAATAAAAAATAAATTTTCTGATTCAGAAATAATATATGCAAAAGGAGTGGACCATGTCAAGGATATTGAAGGTGTTGAATATGCTGATGTGCTTGATCAAGTAAGCAAAGCGGACGTCATCATTTTCGTCGGAGGAATTTCAGCGGATTATGAAGGCGAGGCAGGCGACGCGGGAGCTGGTGGATATGCTGGTTTTGCCAGCGGAGACAGGGTAAGTCTTGATTTGCCTCCTGTGCAAACCAATTTGATGAAAACATTGAAAAAGCTTAATAAGCTCCTTGTATATGTGAATATGTCCGGCTCTGCGATAACGATGGACTGGCAGGTTAAAAATGCTGATGCAATCATACAGGCATGGTATGGTGGACAAGCGGGAGGAACAGCTATAGCTGATGTGATCGCTGGTGATTATAATCCGGCCGGCCGTATGCCATTGACTACTTACAAGAGCGAAGATGATCTTCCTGGTTTTGAAGATTATTCGATGGAAAATAGAACTTACAGATATTTTCATGGAGATGTTCAGTATCCATTTGGTTATGGTTTGAGTTATACAGAGTTTAGATTTGACAATATTGAATTATCAAAAGAGATAGCAACGGACAAGCCTGTCAAAGTAAAAGCGATTGTGACGAATGTCGGGAAGAAGGACGGCGATGAAGTGGTGCAACTCTATGTCAAGCATCACAAAAAGACTTATAGAGAGGCGAATTGTTCATTAAAAGGTTTTCAGCGTATTCACCTAAAGAAAGGCGAAAGCAAAGTTGTAGAGTTCGAGCTTAGGCCTGAAGATCTGGCAACAGTAGACGAACATGGAATGAGCGCAGTGTCTGAAGGAGATGTGGAGATCTCTATCGGTGGAGGACAGCCAAAGTACGCTTCGCATATCAGTAAAATTTCGACTATTAAAGGTGACCGATATCAAATTATGTAA
- a CDS encoding DUF4345 domain-containing protein: MEIFSIITLALSGLLLLMVGTMRLVNPIKTFSNNSEIILANQVDILNEARGTSAMMLLGGLIILMGTIVSPQAQASHLVAVLIFFGFGVGRVVSMAVDGKPNKKLIQGLISEFLLGSLNLIALFFFLKN, from the coding sequence ATGGAAATCTTTAGCATTATTACTTTAGCATTATCGGGGCTTTTATTACTTATGGTTGGCACTATGAGGTTGGTCAACCCAATAAAGACTTTTTCAAACAACTCTGAAATTATATTGGCCAATCAAGTTGACATATTGAATGAAGCAAGAGGCACTAGCGCAATGATGTTGCTCGGGGGCTTGATAATATTAATGGGAACGATTGTAAGCCCTCAAGCTCAAGCTTCTCACTTGGTTGCAGTTTTGATATTCTTTGGTTTTGGAGTAGGGAGAGTAGTAAGCATGGCCGTGGATGGCAAGCCCAATAAGAAATTAATTCAAGGCCTAATCTCGGAGTTTCTGCTTGGGTCTTTGAATCTAATTGCTTTATTTTTTTTCCTTAAAAATTAA
- a CDS encoding MOSC domain-containing protein, giving the protein MIKVCDLLLKEKRGNHPLRSVEQMEIGEHGIVGNVSTLPSRQVLILPKEVHSKFSLKPGDLRENIVIEGFDIHELSSGTVVRIGEVKIRLTYHCEPCKRISEFASAKEIMHQRGYLGSFLNQGRISLGDDLRVLEKEFESIPYDIKERMQWYLDKVDKPVSIKKLAFEIGLSQSYYRAIPNMLKRMDQKYRDLVDYPSKK; this is encoded by the coding sequence ATGATAAAGGTGTGTGATTTATTGCTTAAGGAGAAACGAGGAAATCACCCTCTTAGATCAGTTGAGCAAATGGAGATTGGGGAGCATGGAATCGTTGGTAATGTCTCAACATTGCCGTCAAGGCAAGTTTTGATTTTGCCAAAGGAAGTTCATTCTAAGTTTAGTTTAAAGCCGGGGGATCTGAGGGAGAATATCGTCATTGAAGGCTTTGATATTCATGAATTAAGTTCCGGAACTGTTGTGCGGATTGGCGAGGTGAAGATAAGGCTGACTTATCACTGTGAACCGTGCAAGAGGATATCTGAATTCGCAAGCGCAAAAGAGATAATGCATCAGAGAGGCTATTTAGGCTCTTTTTTAAATCAAGGTAGAATATCTCTGGGAGATGATTTGCGAGTGTTGGAAAAAGAGTTCGAGTCGATTCCTTATGATATAAAGGAACGGATGCAATGGTATTTGGATAAGGTCGACAAGCCTGTTTCTATCAAAAAGCTAGCTTTCGAAATAGGATTGTCGCAATCATATTACAGAGCTATTCCCAATATGCTGAAAAGAATGGATCAGAAATACAGAGACCTTGTTGATTATCCGTCGAAAAAATGA
- a CDS encoding class I SAM-dependent methyltransferase, which produces MMTDLWLKKWDDRYDQEKYAYGVEPNEFFKNQLKKLNAGRALFAAEGEGRNAVFAAMLGWEAFAFDISKSGKFKAMSLAENKNVKIDYRIGNLPDLNFLNESFDVVALIYAHFPPNIKSKYHELLSEKLKKGGHVIFEAFGKKHLEYRNADENVGGPSNLDALFSIDELNDDFKNFEIILLEEKVVDLREGLYHNGKGSVVRFVGKKLK; this is translated from the coding sequence ATGATGACGGATTTGTGGTTGAAAAAGTGGGATGATAGGTATGATCAAGAAAAGTATGCTTATGGAGTTGAACCGAATGAATTTTTTAAAAATCAACTAAAGAAGTTGAACGCAGGAAGAGCGCTCTTTGCCGCCGAAGGCGAAGGAAGAAATGCTGTGTTTGCGGCAATGCTTGGCTGGGAAGCTTTCGCTTTTGATATCAGCAAATCCGGAAAATTCAAGGCAATGAGTTTGGCTGAGAATAAAAATGTTAAGATAGATTATCGAATAGGAAATTTGCCGGATTTAAACTTTTTAAATGAGTCTTTTGATGTTGTGGCTTTGATTTACGCTCACTTTCCCCCAAATATCAAGTCCAAATACCATGAACTGCTGAGTGAAAAACTTAAAAAAGGAGGCCATGTGATTTTTGAGGCATTTGGGAAAAAACATTTGGAATATCGAAATGCTGATGAAAATGTAGGAGGACCTTCTAATTTGGACGCTTTGTTTTCTATAGATGAATTAAATGATGATTTTAAGAATTTTGAGATTATTCTACTGGAAGAGAAAGTAGTTGATTTGAGAGAAGGTTTATATCACAACGGCAAAGGATCTGTTGTGAGATTTGTAGGAAAGAAATTAAAATAA
- a CDS encoding transglutaminase-like domain-containing protein: protein MQAKAKRQIKSGGEYNHLIDSTNLQRSTITLEEKGDVFKTLMHIEKVAKEHREALILLAARLKGLNVKQTCRNIWNFVYHHIQYTEDHPLKEQLHTPQRIWDKRAEGVDCDDYTIFISCLLMNLGIKHSYRMTKYNGKDKFQHVYPIAYSEDGKEYYTMDCVVDDFDYEVPYSEVYDKDIMQIELLNGLDLAENLSDQEDDSMILSEFEGEEALKGIEFLGNIGGGTDWGEEFGLIDIDTLSGLNGTGELTPSQAYNGFWNGIKGHLINTRNKLVVNPSVFGEYGGNILTEVNYVLSVWDNPKERERAIETLADLPQRSDYSELEGLNGLDGWFKKAFKKISRPFKKVWKGVKKAAKSVGRGIRNVTRKVATTAKRVWKSTKELGGRVWKGVKKVGNFVWKGIKEVGKFLMKFNPLTALARKGVLTFITYNKTKPVQLGVARLSPQQVKEFGIDPSYHRKCVEAYKKSYNLFVNIMQGKRKNFDNAILKGWRMKAKNEDFFVNNLTYDPIRGASSKSTTADQKELKRLLESSMKKNKSLVKYHKKTKAKTRNKKRSSLRNKGGMRRFLSKVLSKTRFKPTVYRRPSRPTGRPVGRGSYVAKARRGYDRGLRGFENVDMEPEDFNVTLAGLGEPATAAASGAAASGFIAKLVGFFKGIGATVLKLFKKAKTALSKSKATNGLTKGSSGQGVTPGQKGIDLTKVNDWLDKGKKIVDTGKSIYDKGRQIVHTVAPPRKPSIIDSPTNPSYRPGGGFRPVVPYKPSVNLTPHIPQKSVPTNLTTKAEDKTAGGMNMLLVAGLAVAGVVVLGNSNGSKETEKKAA, encoded by the coding sequence ATGCAGGCCAAGGCTAAACGGCAAATCAAGTCCGGAGGCGAATACAATCACCTCATTGACTCGACCAATCTGCAAAGAAGCACGATAACTCTTGAAGAAAAAGGCGATGTGTTCAAAACGCTCATGCACATTGAAAAGGTCGCCAAAGAGCATCGAGAAGCGTTGATTTTGCTTGCCGCAAGGCTTAAAGGATTAAACGTAAAGCAGACCTGCAGAAATATCTGGAATTTTGTATACCATCACATTCAATACACGGAAGATCATCCGCTCAAAGAGCAATTGCACACTCCCCAAAGAATCTGGGACAAGCGAGCGGAAGGCGTGGACTGCGACGATTACACCATTTTCATTAGCTGTTTGCTGATGAATCTAGGCATCAAGCACTCTTATCGAATGACCAAGTACAATGGCAAAGATAAATTCCAGCATGTGTACCCCATAGCTTACTCAGAGGACGGAAAGGAATATTATACGATGGATTGCGTGGTCGATGATTTTGACTACGAGGTCCCATACAGTGAAGTATATGACAAAGACATTATGCAAATAGAATTATTAAACGGCTTGGATTTAGCCGAAAATCTTTCCGATCAAGAGGACGACAGCATGATCCTTTCTGAGTTTGAAGGAGAAGAAGCACTGAAAGGCATTGAATTTTTGGGCAATATCGGAGGCGGTACCGATTGGGGCGAAGAGTTTGGGCTTATCGACATTGACACGCTTTCGGGATTGAACGGCACCGGAGAGCTTACGCCATCACAGGCTTACAATGGCTTTTGGAATGGCATCAAAGGGCATTTGATCAACACCAGAAACAAGCTTGTTGTCAATCCAAGTGTATTTGGAGAGTATGGCGGCAATATCCTCACGGAAGTAAACTACGTGCTTTCGGTTTGGGATAATCCCAAAGAAAGAGAGCGAGCGATTGAAACGCTTGCCGATCTTCCGCAAAGATCTGATTACTCGGAGCTTGAAGGGCTCAACGGCTTGGACGGTTGGTTCAAAAAAGCGTTTAAGAAAATCAGCCGACCATTCAAGAAAGTTTGGAAAGGCGTGAAAAAGGCCGCTAAGTCAGTCGGCAGAGGCATTCGAAATGTCACTAGAAAAGTAGCTACAACAGCAAAAAGAGTCTGGAAATCAACCAAAGAGCTGGGCGGCAGAGTCTGGAAAGGCGTAAAGAAAGTCGGCAATTTTGTTTGGAAAGGCATCAAAGAGGTGGGCAAGTTCTTGATGAAATTCAATCCGCTCACAGCACTTGCCAGAAAAGGCGTGCTGACCTTCATCACTTACAACAAGACAAAGCCTGTTCAATTGGGAGTTGCAAGACTTTCGCCTCAGCAAGTGAAAGAGTTCGGCATTGATCCGAGCTATCATAGAAAGTGTGTGGAAGCTTACAAAAAGTCCTATAACCTTTTTGTGAACATCATGCAAGGCAAGCGCAAGAACTTTGACAATGCGATTTTGAAAGGCTGGCGCATGAAAGCCAAGAACGAGGATTTCTTTGTGAACAACCTCACTTATGATCCGATCAGAGGCGCAAGCTCAAAAAGCACAACGGCCGATCAGAAAGAGCTTAAAAGACTGCTTGAAAGCTCAATGAAGAAAAACAAATCGCTTGTAAAATACCACAAGAAGACCAAGGCCAAGACTCGAAACAAGAAAAGAAGCTCTTTGAGGAACAAGGGTGGTATGCGAAGATTTCTTTCCAAAGTTCTTTCCAAAACAAGGTTCAAGCCAACGGTTTACCGCAGACCTTCAAGACCAACAGGAAGGCCAGTCGGCAGAGGCAGTTATGTTGCCAAAGCAAGACGAGGGTATGACAGAGGTTTGAGAGGCTTTGAGAATGTTGACATGGAGCCGGAAGATTTCAATGTAACGCTGGCAGGATTAGGCGAGCCAGCTACTGCGGCAGCTTCAGGAGCAGCGGCAAGCGGATTCATTGCTAAGCTTGTGGGATTCTTCAAAGGCATAGGCGCAACGGTTCTCAAGCTGTTCAAAAAAGCGAAAACAGCTCTTAGCAAATCCAAAGCAACAAACGGTTTGACGAAAGGCAGCTCAGGTCAGGGAGTGACTCCAGGGCAAAAAGGAATTGATTTGACTAAAGTGAATGATTGGCTGGACAAAGGCAAAAAGATCGTGGACACAGGCAAAAGCATCTACGACAAAGGCAGGCAAATTGTGCATACTGTCGCACCGCCAAGAAAACCAAGTATTATTGACAGCCCTACGAATCCAAGCTATCGTCCGGGTGGCGGCTTTAGACCTGTTGTCCCTTACAAGCCTTCGGTGAATTTAACGCCTCATATTCCTCAAAAGTCAGTGCCTACCAATTTGACCACCAAAGCGGAAGACAAGACGGCTGGAGGAATGAACATGCTTTTGGTCGCAGGTCTTGCAGTTGCCGGAGTAGTTGTTTTGGGCAATAGCAATGGATCAAAAGAAACTGAAAAGAAAGCAGCTTAA
- a CDS encoding alpha/beta hydrolase, giving the protein MNIFTMTTPQHQLNLRLRHSDFQAYLDINEYESERVRKDYVCCLNEKYGEHLLQAMDVFPSPIENSPILIFIHGGYWRGLDKKSYSFVAEPFVRNNMTVCVVNYRLLPQVNMKSLLDDVMKAVAWIQKEAKHYNGDAHSLILSGHSAGGHIALKTYLMNEKLRPSIKAICSLSGIFDLNVVKNSYLNETLKLDAYDADSYSVSNKDLSILTCPTLLSVGSDETELFIEQSKTLFSKNKHIANLKYFECEHLNHYQIIHHFGHAESVLARFVIENK; this is encoded by the coding sequence ATGAATATTTTTACTATGACAACTCCTCAACATCAGCTGAACCTTCGCTTGAGACATTCTGATTTTCAAGCATATTTGGATATCAATGAATATGAATCCGAGCGAGTACGGAAAGATTATGTTTGCTGTTTGAATGAAAAATACGGTGAGCATTTGCTTCAAGCGATGGATGTTTTTCCATCTCCGATTGAAAATTCGCCCATCTTAATTTTCATTCATGGAGGATATTGGCGAGGATTGGATAAGAAAAGCTATAGTTTTGTGGCAGAGCCTTTTGTGCGAAATAATATGACTGTATGCGTGGTGAACTATAGGTTGCTTCCTCAGGTGAATATGAAATCCTTGTTGGATGATGTGATGAAGGCGGTTGCATGGATTCAAAAAGAAGCTAAGCATTACAATGGAGATGCTCATTCATTGATTCTTTCCGGCCATTCAGCAGGTGGACATATTGCTTTGAAGACATACTTGATGAATGAAAAGCTAAGGCCAAGTATCAAGGCAATTTGCAGTTTGAGCGGCATATTTGATCTGAATGTTGTCAAAAATAGCTATTTAAACGAGACTTTGAAGCTGGATGCTTATGACGCGGATTCCTACAGCGTTTCTAATAAGGACTTGTCAATTTTGACTTGTCCGACGCTACTAAGCGTTGGCTCAGACGAAACAGAGCTTTTTATCGAGCAATCCAAGACGCTTTTTTCTAAAAACAAGCATATAGCTAACTTGAAATACTTTGAATGCGAGCATCTGAATCATTATCAAATTATCCATCACTTTGGCCATGCGGAAAGTGTTTTGGCTAGATTTGTTATTGAAAATAAGTGA
- a CDS encoding Fe2+-dependent dioxygenase, which yields MVHGNFIHLKEVLSQEELRQIREIVAKSNFVDGKATASGAALKIKNNQQLANSQENTQIAQYLLQALLKHTLLQRAAMPKMAIPPLISRYTEGMKYGMHVDSPLNGQEYTIRTDISVTLFLNEPHEYEGGELEIMTDAGLKSYKLSAGEAICYPTTQLHRVNKVISGKRLVAVTWIQCAVRDAHQREMIFKASEVIKELEEKDMANTEAHLNLQQLYSNLIRMWAEI from the coding sequence ATGGTTCACGGAAACTTCATTCACCTCAAAGAAGTGCTATCGCAAGAGGAGTTAAGGCAAATTAGAGAAATAGTTGCCAAAAGCAATTTTGTAGATGGCAAAGCGACTGCGTCTGGCGCTGCGCTTAAAATCAAAAACAATCAACAACTAGCCAATTCGCAGGAAAACACCCAAATAGCTCAATACTTGCTTCAAGCTCTGCTGAAGCATACATTATTACAACGAGCGGCAATGCCCAAAATGGCCATTCCCCCACTGATCAGCCGTTACACCGAAGGCATGAAATACGGCATGCATGTCGACAGCCCGCTCAACGGGCAAGAATACACTATCAGAACAGATATCAGCGTCACATTATTTCTAAACGAACCCCATGAATATGAAGGCGGCGAATTGGAAATCATGACTGACGCGGGCCTTAAAAGCTACAAGCTATCAGCCGGAGAAGCTATATGCTATCCAACCACTCAATTGCATCGTGTCAACAAAGTAATATCCGGAAAAAGACTAGTCGCGGTCACTTGGATACAATGCGCGGTAAGAGACGCTCATCAACGCGAGATGATTTTCAAAGCATCCGAAGTGATAAAAGAACTGGAAGAAAAAGACATGGCGAATACCGAAGCACATCTTAATCTTCAACAATTATACAGCAATTTGATACGCATGTGGGCGGAAATCTAA
- a CDS encoding YafY family protein produces MEDNEKPRLSRLTAIVIQLQSKRVVTSTELAKKHGVSVRTIYRDIRTLENSGIPITVEEGKGYSLMDGYQLPPVLFTEEEANAMVTAEQLVLKNKDKSFAKSYSEAMIKIKSVLKYSQKDNASLLADRVYFGGNNTYEKTSDHLMVIQMAVTSFQLMDIEYLSLDNALSKRKVEPFAMYSTNGNWLLIAFCRLRNEFRAFRIDKIQKVNILDEKFSPHDMSISDYFELYVKNKTPLT; encoded by the coding sequence ATGGAAGACAATGAAAAACCTAGATTATCGAGACTGACAGCTATAGTCATTCAACTTCAGTCCAAGCGTGTTGTCACATCGACTGAGCTTGCAAAAAAGCATGGAGTAAGCGTAAGAACAATTTATCGAGATATTAGGACGCTAGAAAATTCGGGAATTCCAATTACTGTGGAGGAAGGAAAAGGCTATTCCTTGATGGATGGTTATCAATTGCCTCCGGTTCTGTTCACAGAAGAGGAAGCAAATGCAATGGTAACCGCCGAGCAATTGGTTTTGAAAAATAAAGACAAGTCATTTGCAAAATCATACAGCGAAGCGATGATTAAGATCAAGTCAGTTTTGAAGTATTCGCAAAAGGATAATGCAAGTTTGTTGGCGGATAGAGTATACTTTGGAGGCAATAACACATATGAAAAAACAAGCGATCATTTGATGGTTATTCAGATGGCTGTAACCAGTTTTCAATTGATGGATATTGAATACCTTTCTTTGGACAATGCATTGTCAAAAAGAAAAGTTGAGCCATTTGCGATGTACAGCACAAATGGAAATTGGTTGTTGATCGCATTTTGTAGATTGCGCAATGAATTCAGAGCTTTCAGGATTGATAAGATTCAAAAAGTCAATATACTGGACGAGAAATTTTCACCTCATGATATGTCAATAAGCGATTATTTCGAATTATATGTGAAAAATAAAACACCCCTGACATAG